The segment gGAATAAACATAACCCTCGAATATGCTCCATGTGAAcctaatgaaaacaaaaatgataaatgtcttAAAAACCATATTTTGACACAGGCACCCTCTTAAAAAAGACTGGATGACAAGATTAATAATGCAGGTCCCAGCTTAGTTGAAATTGTCCTCTAATGATGCAAATCTCTTACAAATCTGCACTTAATCAAATTACAAACATGCAGTGTATGTGCgaatttgggggggggggcatgcaGTATCACATATGAATCCATGCAGCAATCAATACCTGCATTTATTCACAAAGTAATTGTACTCTTACTAGACTGAGTTGTTGAATAAGAAAAAAGCAAATATGCACAttggtgttttatattttttaatttaaaatctaaGTGGTTATCTTCAGTAAGCGTTCTCCACAGCAGTTACAGCTTCTTTGCAAACAGGGTCCAGTTCTCCATCTCCACCTTCGGGGAAAAAGCACAGCGCGGGTTGCCAGAACGCTCAGCGCTTTGACATCACAGTGTCCGCTATCCGTCCTAACCAAACTCACCAAACTGCAGCTGCTTTATATTACAGCTGAAGACGATCTCCCCGTTGACAGCGAGCTCCACCATGTTCCAATCGCTCGTTTCTTCCAAGACGCTCTGGTGTCCTTGCGCTCTCAAAGCGGCTGCCGACATATTGGATGGACAATGTTTGACCTCACCTAAAACATTcaagaaaacagacaacaagCAGGTATCCTAATTAGACTCTGATGCGGAGAGAAACATACCCTGGAGACCCTGCAGGCGGCGGGACCTGTGTTTGACGACCCCGTTGGATTCATAAGGTCCGCTGCAAATTGTCACTCGCGCGTTTCTCGGCATTGTTTGTTGTGGTCACCTGGGTAACTGTAACACAATGCACGCGGACTCCTTTCCCAAAATGTGTGCAGGATTCCCTATTCAGCATTAGGCTGTTAATGCTTTAGACACACTAAATTACAATATGAGAACCACAAAATTCTGATTGTAGCCTACTTTTGATAGTATGAGTAAAATGCTAATTCCACTTTATGAAAATTACTTTCAAGGAACTTTATTACTTTTCCTTAGGTCTTAATAACTAACCTTACTATGtcataattatataatataattatattttggGGCATGTGGGTGGGGAACAGGGAGCGTAGTGCAGGCTATGTCCAGCTATGCATGAGTAGTGGAATGAAAGGGAAGAACGTTGTGTGTAATTTTTCTTAAATTTATGGATGCAACGttttttaataatgtgttttgtataGGCTATAGTCTCAGTTTTCCTTAAAATACATATTCTGGTTCCACATAGCAACATGGTCAATACATTCAGAGCAATTCTGACATGTTCAGATGCTTCAGTACCTGTAATGTGCACTAAGTGGATGTGTGTGCAAGGTGACATTTTTCATAAACCACAATCAGTTGGGAGATTTCTTTAAACTTTAACATTATATTGATATGCATCTATTCAGTAAAATGAACACAAGTCttaatttgattttgttttcttttaatcttCAACAA is part of the Micropterus dolomieu isolate WLL.071019.BEF.003 ecotype Adirondacks linkage group LG15, ASM2129224v1, whole genome shotgun sequence genome and harbors:
- the lg15h10orf53 gene encoding UPF0728 protein C10orf53 homolog isoform X2, encoding MNPTGSSNTGEVKHCPSNMSAAALRAQGHQSVLEETSDWNMVELAVNGEIVFSCNIKQLQFGGDGELDPVCKEAVTAVENAY
- the lg15h10orf53 gene encoding UPF0728 protein C10orf53 homolog isoform X1, which encodes MPRNARVTICSGPYESNGVVKHRSRRLQGLQAALRAQGHQSVLEETSDWNMVELAVNGEIVFSCNIKQLQFGGDGELDPVCKEAVTAVENAY